In the genome of Drosophila pseudoobscura strain MV-25-SWS-2005 chromosome 3, UCI_Dpse_MV25, whole genome shotgun sequence, one region contains:
- the Patronin gene encoding patronin isoform X13, whose protein sequence is MDAAESQEIRQARQRASVKWLLSKAFNNRVPDNLKEPFYRDHENQERLKPQIIVELGNATLYCQTLSNLYSDPNYQSLNHWSIIQTLARKGVPVAESSDMPITETVLIQTNPLRINAHMSVIESLMVLYAKEISSGDRIMSAIRRISGSNYQTPPGQTYEQALLAWISHACAALKKRIIKEVETGLPDENGTRLQTPDIPPVRDFQDLCDGICLALLIAYYCPKVVPWTMVRINYLPAVEDSIHNILLVSNFSQKHLPYGVFHMTPEDVTFMRGSMKLNLVLLLTDLFNLFEIHPAKCVCYPGMDGQDVIARRTLGANEHGICHRRGLTMQPVMPIPDLRSDLDQPPVGSPSNRPPFQVPHSNSFSGGLNRRSTPPNEHQQQQHQQTVVQANSNHFDGNQGEAFVVHKSRGITTLSSMHSQQQQQHHHQQQHQQQQQFHQQQQSQLQQQLQQQQQQQQQEPLVPARLRQAKEKTNVESKADERGDFVAAGRPSNWEQSRRPSFAGRRSRRNSSSEDSQLTIENFGGSQDQLHTLGGRFDRDRERDRDRDRERKFSNTSIAEPAVAVRSSIADARGTLQLGYDTDSGSEKQDRETEKYSMRRQASVDNVPTVSAHNLSNASSPLPQARNKQHSSDKDYSHSVADTYNDARSSAYDPESTPVRKSSTSSMPASPAAWQLDVGDEDMRSLENATKLSTIRMKLEEKRRRIEQDKRKIEMALLRHQEKEDLESCPEVMKWETMSNESKRTPDMDPVDLDKYQVGEQSIAIMNMNLQDIQQDIHRLATQQSQMQAQHLQAQQLLQAQQIANMLNQQQQTYGSQQHLSDHHYQQQQRPMQQSFGSSPHLPQAYNAPVSAYSSRPPSRDPYQQQHQQQQPMAMPQPMQFVNEHGQYMSPPQPSHYQPQSIYSDNGAPYNNHSPHYGAAAPPQYRSSVVFDDYGQPTNHFYLHESSPQAQPQVHPQRRTWAHSAAAAAYEQQQQIQQPMVDVNAWQSQQQQQQHHQQQKKAQQPWMNRPPSSAGGAAQGSFMLHQNGGGGAGGGGGGGGELQHLFQVQASPQHSQRQLGGGANGVQRQQSLTNLRDNRSPKSQHQPQTMGMAMQQEDMMAPQSICFIGDEEDVDEVERNIIESMQATRISDFVLQQQQQQQHHQQQLQLQQQQQRLQGGRGSSSEDYDSGEMISNKLNITSGNLTYRIPSPSRPSIQANSFQDPRDSEDQPAEKGFYISFDDDQPKRPKPPLRAKRSPKKEALPLGGSSSSIRDRDSVDHQTLLKRESLSQLHNNNNNNGSEDGHKSAGANRHSIHGLNHSNSVKSPGNATYNKYTDEAPIQLRHLAVSGSDPFGHEPHPHPHPQPMQQQPMSPTRIQQSNNSAEAAKNKALVIGADATNLDPESVDEMERRKEKIMLLSLQRRQQQEEAKARKEIEASQKREKEREKEEERARKKEDQMARRAAILEQHRLKKAIEEAEREGKTLDRPDLHVKLQPQSSSATNPRLRQQRTTRPRPKTIHVDDASVDISEASSISSRGKKGSSSNLTEPAAVERGRTLSRISVAKGSTLNFRGRKSNSLMNLCDTDSGLGRATPPRRAPSPGMGASGRHMPSPSGPGSLPPGLISKRRGFDDGSSDFSLTPNFNMEYSGPKLYKQPAAKSNRGIILNAVEYCVFPGAVNREAKQKVLEKIARSEAKHFLVLFRDAGCQFRALYSYMPESGDQVTKLYGTGPSQVDEVMFDKFFKYNSGGKCFSQVHTKHLTVTIDAFTIHNSLWQGKRVQLPSKKDMALVI, encoded by the exons ATGGATGCCGCCGAATCACAGGAAATACGACAG GCTCGTCAACGCGCTTCCGTCAAGTGGCTGCTCTCGAAGGCCTTCAACAATCGCGTGCCGGACAACCTGAAGGAGCCCTTCTATCGCGACCATGAGAATCAGGAGCGCCTCAAGCCCCAGATCATTGTGGAGCTGGGCAACGCCACGCTGTACTGCCAGACGTTGTCCAATCTGTACTCAGATCCCAACTACCAAAGCTTGAATCACTGGTCAATAATACAGACGCTAGCGCGCAAGGGTGTCCCGGTGGCCGAGTCCTCGGACATGCCCATTACCGAAACGGTATTAATTCAAACGAATCCGTTGCGAATT AACGCCCACATGTCTGTGATAGAATCGCTGATGGTTTTGTATGCCAAGGAGATATCATCGGGTGACCGCATCATGTCGGCCATCAGAAG AATATCTGGCAGCAATTACCAGACGCCTCCTGGCCAAACGTATGAGCAAGCTCTGCTGGCTTGGATTTCGCATGCCTGCGCCGCTCTGAAGAAGCGCATCATCAAGGAGGTGGAGACAGGGCTGCCCGATGAGAAT GGCACGCGTCTGCAGACGCCGGACATACCGCCAGTGAGGGACTTCCAGGATCTGTGCGATGGCATCTGCCTGGCGCTGCTCATCGCCTACTACTGCCCCAAGGTGGTGCCCTGGACGATGGTGCGCATCAACTATCTGCCCGCTGTCGAGGACTCCATACACAATATCCTGCTCGTGAGCAATTTCTCACAGAAGCATCTGCCATATGGCGTCTTCCACATGACGCCCGAGGATGTGACCTTCATGAGGGG ATCGATGAAACTGAATCTGGTACTGCTGCTCACGGATCTGTTCAATCTGTTCGAGATACATCCGGCGAAGTGTGTCTGCTACCCGGGCATGGATGGTCAGG ATGTCATCGCCCGGCGCACCTTGGGCGCCAATGAGCACGGAATCTGCCACCGACGGGGCCTCACAATGCAGCCCGTTATGCCCATACCCGATCTCCGCAGCGATCTCGACCAGCCGCCCGTTGGCTCGCCCTCGAATCGGCCGCCATTTCAAG TTCCGCATTCGAATTCATTCAGCGGCGGCTTAAATCGCAGATCCACCCCGCCAAAcgaacaccaacaacaacaacaccaacagacGGTTGTTCAAGCAAATTCGAATCATTTCGATGGTAATCAAGGCGAAG CCTTCGTCGTGCACAAGTCGCGTGGCATCACCACACTCTCATCCATGcactcgcagcagcagcagcaacaccaccaccaacagcagcatcagcaacagcaacagttccaccagcagcagcagtcgcagctacagcaacagctacagcagcaacagcagcagcagcagcaggagccctTGGTTCCGGCTCGCTTGCGTCAGGCTAAAGAAAAGACCAATGTCGAGTCCAAGGCGGATGAGAGAG GCGATTTTGTCGCTGCGGGTCGACCAAGTAACTGGGAACAGAGCCGTCGGCCAAGCTTTGCAG GGCGCCGCTCGCGCAGGAACTCCTCCAGCGAGGACTCTCAGCTGACCATCGAGAACTTTGGCGGCTCCCAGGATCAGCTGCACACGCTGGGAGGCAGATTCGATCGGGATCGCGAACGGGAccgagacagggacagggagcgGAAGTTTTCCAACACCAGCATAG CTGAACCCGCTGTGGCCGTGCGCTCCTCCATTGCCGATGCCCGGGGCACGCTGCAGCTTGGCTACGACACGGATTCGGGCTCGGAGAAGCAGGACCGCGAGACGGAGAAGTATTCAATGCGTCGGCAGGCGAG TGTCGACAATGTGCCCACGGTGTCGGCTCACAATCTATCGAATGCGAGCAGCCCCTTGCCACAGGCACGGAACAAGCAACATTCCAGCGACAAAGACTACAGCCACAGCGTGGCGGACACCTACAACGACGCCCGCTCCAGTGCCTACGATCCGGAGAGCACCCCAGTGCGCAAGTCCTCCACCAGCAGCATGCCAGCGAGCCCCGCAGCCTGGCAGCTGGACGTGGGCGATGAGGACATGCGCTCGCTGGAGAACGCCACCAAGCTGTCCACCATACGCATGAAGCTGGAGGAGAAGCGTCGTCGCATTGAGCAGGACAAGCGGAAGATCGAAATGGCCCTGCTCAGGCACCAGGAGAAG GAGGATCTGGAATCTTGTCCGGAGGTTATGAAGTGGGAAACCATGAGCAATGAATCGAAGCGCACGCCGGACATGGATCCCGTTGACTTGGACAAGTACCAGGTGGGTGAG CAAAGCATCGCCATCATGAACATGAATCTGCAGGATATCCAGCAGGATATCCACCGCCTGGCCACGCAGCAGAGCCAGATGCAGGCCCAGCACCTGCAGGCGCAGCAGCTCCTGCAGGCCCAGCAAATAGCCAATATGCTGAACCAG cagcaacagacgTATGGGTCGCAGCAGCACCTGTCTGACCACcactaccagcagcagcagagacccATGCAGCAAAGCTTTGGCTCATCGCCGCATCTTCCGCAGGCCTACAATGCCCCAGTCAGTGCGTACAGCTCCCGTCCGCCCAGCCGCGATCCCtatcagcagcaacaccagcagcagcagcccatgGCCATGCCCCAGCCGATGCAGTTCGTCAATGAGCACGGCCAGTACATGTCGCCGCCGCAGCCCTCCCACTACCAGCCGCAGAGCATCTACAGCGACAATGGAGCGCCCTACAACAACCACTCGCCGCACTACGGAGCGGCTGCTCCTCCGCAGTACAGGAGCAGTGTGGTCTTCGATGACTATGGCCAGCCCACGAACCACTTCTACCTGCATGAGTCCTcgccacaggcacagccacaggtCCATCCCCAGCGCCGCACCTGGGCGCactcagcagcagccgccgcctacgagcagcagcagcagatacagCAGCCGATGGTGGATGTGAATGCGTGGCagtcacagcagcagcagcaacagcaccaccagcagcagaagaaggcccAGCAGCCCTGGATGAACAGGCCTCCCTCCAGCGCGGGAGGAGCGGCCCAGGGCAGCTTTATGCTGCACCAGAACGGGGGAGGAGGTGCTggaggtggtggcggcggcggaggcgagCTCCAGCATCTGTTCCAGGTGCAGGCCTCGCCGCAGCACTCGCAGCGCCAGTTGGGTGGGGGGGCCAACGGGGTGCAGAGACAGCAGTCACTGACCAATCTGCGCGACAATCGCTCGCCCAAGTCCCAGCACCAGCCGCAGACCATGGGCATGGCCATGCAGCAGGAGGACATGATGGCACCGCAGAGCATTTGCTTCATtggcgacgaggaggatgtGGACGAGGTGGAGCGCAACATCATCGAGTCCATGCAGGCCACACGCATCTCGGACTTTgtgcttcagcagcagcagcaacagcaacatcaccagcagcaactgcaactgcagcagcagcagcagcgtctgcAGGGCGGAAGGGGCAGTAGTTCGGAGGACTACGACAGCGGCGAGATGATTTCCAACAAGCTGAACATCACCAGCGGAAATCTCACCTACCGCATACCTTCGCCCTCGCGCCCCTCCATTCAGGCCAACAGTTTCCAGGACCCGCGCGACAGCGAGGATCAGCCGGCCGAGAAGGGCTTCTACATCTCCTTCGACGACGACCAGCCCAAGCGTCCAAAGCCGCCGCTGCGCGCCAAGCGCTCGCCCAAGAAGGAGGCCCTGCCGTtgggcggcagcagcagcagcatccgggacagggacagcgTGGACCACCAGACTCTTCTCAAACGGGAGTCCCTAAGTCAACtgcacaacaacaataacaacaacggCAGCGAGGATGGCCACAAGTCAGCAGGGGCCAACAGGCACAGCATCCACGGCCTCAACCACTCCAACAGTGTCAAATCGCCCGGTAATGCCACCTACAACAAGTACACGGACGAGGCGCCCATCCAACTACGCCATCTGGCCGTATCGGGCTCGGATCCATTTGGCCATgagccacacccacatccacacccacagcccatgcagcagcagcccatgTCACCCACGCGAATCCAGCAGAGCAACAACAGTGCCGAGGCGGCCAAGAACAAGGCGCTGGTGATTGGAGCCGACGCCACCAACCTAGATCCG GAGTCTGTGGATGAAATGGAGCGACGAAAAGAGAAGATCATGCTGCTGTCCCTGCAGCGGcgtcagcagcaggaggaggccaaGGCACGCAAGGAGATAGAGGCCTCGCAGAAGCGGGAAAAGGAgcgggagaaggaggaggagcgcgcACGCAAGAAGGAGGATCAAATGGCGCGACGAGCGGCCATATTGGAACAGCATAGACTCAAGAAAGCCATCGAAGAGGCCGAAAGAGAG GGTAAAACCCTGGATCGGCCCGATCTGCATGTGAAACTGCAACCCCAGTCATCTAGTGCAACGAATCCGCGACTCCGGCAGCAGCGCACGACACGTCCCAGGCCCAAGACCATTCATGTGGACGATGCCAGTGTGGACATCAGTGAGGCTTCGAGCATCTCTAGTCGGGGCAAGAAGGGCTCCAGCTCGAATCTAACCG AGCCAGCAGCCGTCGAGCGGGGCCGCACTCTGTCGCGTATCTCCGTCGCTAAGGGGAGCACACTTAATTTCCGGGGCCGAAAGTCCAATTCGCTAATGAATCTGTGCG ACACAGATTCGGGACTGGGACGCGCCACACCGCCGAGGCGCGCACCCTCGCCTGGAATGGGCGCTTCAGGTAGGCATATGCCATCCCCCTCTGGACCGGGCTCTTTGCCGCCAGGTTTGATATCGAAACGTCGCGGATTTGATGATGGATCCAGCGATTTCTCATTAACTCCGAATTTTAACATGGAATATTCGG GTCCAAAACTCTACAAGCAACCAGCGGCCAAATCCAATCGCGGCATTATACTGAATGCCGTCGAATACTGCGTCTTTCCGGGCGCCGTCAACCGTGAGGCCAAACAGAAAGTGCTCGAGAAGATAGCACGCTCGGAGGCGAAACACTTCCTAGTACTCTTCCGCGATGCGGGCTGCCAGTTCCGCGCCCTCTACAGCTACATGCCCGAGTCCGGGGACCAGGTGACCAAGCTGTACGGCACCGGACCTAGTCAAGTAGACGAAGTCATGTTCGATAAGTTCTTCAA ATACAACTCAGGGGGCAAGTGCTTCTCGCAAGTGCACACCAAGCATCTGACCGTCACCATCGACGCCTTCACAATACACAACTCGCTCTGGCAGGGCAAGCGGGTGCAGTTGCCCAGCAAAAAGGACATGGCGCTTGTGATCTAA
- the Patronin gene encoding patronin isoform X34 translates to MDAAESQEIRQARQRASVKWLLSKAFNNRVPDNLKEPFYRDHENQERLKPQIIVELGNATLYCQTLSNLYSDPNYQSLNHWSIIQTLARKGVPVAESSDMPITETVLIQTNPLRINAHMSVIESLMVLYAKEISSGDRIMSAIRRISGSNYQTPPGQTYEQALLAWISHACAALKKRIIKEVETGLPDENGTRLQTPDIPPVRDFQDLCDGICLALLIAYYCPKVVPWTMVRINYLPAVEDSIHNILLVSNFSQKHLPYGVFHMTPEDVTFMRGSMKLNLVLLLTDLFNLFEIHPAKCVCYPGMDGQDVIARRTLGANEHGICHRRGLTMQPVMPIPDLRSDLDQPPVGSPSNRPPFQVPHSNSFSGGLNRRSTPPNEHQQQQHQQTVVQANSNHFDGNQGEAFVVHKSRGITTLSSMHSQQQQQHHHQQQHQQQQQFHQQQQSQLQQQLQQQQQQQQQEPLVPARLRQAKEKTNVESKADERGDFVAAGRPSNWEQSRRPSFAGRRSRRNSSSEDSQLTIENFGGSQDQLHTLGGRFDRDRERDRDRDRERKFSNTSIAEPAVAVRSSIADARGTLQLGYDTDSGSEKQDRETEKYSMRRQASVDNVPTVSAHNLSNASSPLPQARNKQHSSDKDYSHSVADTYNDARSSAYDPESTPVRKSSTSSMPASPAAWQLDVGDEDMRSLENATKLSTIRMKLEEKRRRIEQDKRKIEMALLRHQEKEDLESCPEVMKWETMSNESKRTPDMDPVDLDKYQVGEQSIAIMNMNLQDIQQDIHRLATQQSQMQAQHLQAQQLLQAQQIANMLNQQQQTYGSQQHLSDHHYQQQQRPMQQSFGSSPHLPQAYNAPVSAYSSRPPSRDPYQQQHQQQQPMAMPQPMQFVNEHGQYMSPPQPSHYQPQSIYSDNGAPYNNHSPHYGAAAPPQYRSSVVFDDYGQPTNHFYLHESSPQAQPQVHPQRRTWAHSAAAAAYEQQQQIQQPMVDVNAWQSQQQQQQHHQQQKKAQQPWMNRPPSSAGGAAQGSFMLHQNGGGGAGGGGGGGGELQHLFQVQASPQHSQRQLGGGANGVQRQQSLTNLRDNRSPKSQHQPQTMGMAMQQEDMMAPQSICFIGDEEDVDEVERNIIESMQATRISDFVLQQQQQQQHHQQQLQLQQQQQRLQGGRGSSSEDYDSGEMISNKLNITSGNLTYRIPSPSRPSIQANSFQDPRDSEDQPAEKGFYISFDDDQPKRPKPPLRAKRSPKKEALPLGGSSSSIRDRDSVDHQTLLKRESLSQLHNNNNNNGSEDGHKSAGANRHSIHGLNHSNSVKSPGNATYNKYTDEAPIQLRHLAVSGSDPFGHEPHPHPHPQPMQQQPMSPTRIQQSNNSAEAAKNKALVIGADATNLDPESVDEMERRKEKIMLLSLQRRQQQEEAKARKEIEASQKREKEREKEEERARKKEDQMARRAAILEQHRLKKAIEEAEREGKTLDRPDLHVKLQPQSSSATNPRLRQQRTTRPRPKTIHVDDASVDISEASSISSRGKKGSSSNLTDTDSGLGRATPPRRAPSPGMGASGPKLYKQPAAKSNRGIILNAVEYCVFPGAVNREAKQKVLEKIARSEAKHFLVLFRDAGCQFRALYSYMPESGDQVTKLYGTGPSQVDEVMFDKFFKYNSGGKCFSQVHTKHLTVTIDAFTIHNSLWQGKRVQLPSKKDMALVI, encoded by the exons ATGGATGCCGCCGAATCACAGGAAATACGACAG GCTCGTCAACGCGCTTCCGTCAAGTGGCTGCTCTCGAAGGCCTTCAACAATCGCGTGCCGGACAACCTGAAGGAGCCCTTCTATCGCGACCATGAGAATCAGGAGCGCCTCAAGCCCCAGATCATTGTGGAGCTGGGCAACGCCACGCTGTACTGCCAGACGTTGTCCAATCTGTACTCAGATCCCAACTACCAAAGCTTGAATCACTGGTCAATAATACAGACGCTAGCGCGCAAGGGTGTCCCGGTGGCCGAGTCCTCGGACATGCCCATTACCGAAACGGTATTAATTCAAACGAATCCGTTGCGAATT AACGCCCACATGTCTGTGATAGAATCGCTGATGGTTTTGTATGCCAAGGAGATATCATCGGGTGACCGCATCATGTCGGCCATCAGAAG AATATCTGGCAGCAATTACCAGACGCCTCCTGGCCAAACGTATGAGCAAGCTCTGCTGGCTTGGATTTCGCATGCCTGCGCCGCTCTGAAGAAGCGCATCATCAAGGAGGTGGAGACAGGGCTGCCCGATGAGAAT GGCACGCGTCTGCAGACGCCGGACATACCGCCAGTGAGGGACTTCCAGGATCTGTGCGATGGCATCTGCCTGGCGCTGCTCATCGCCTACTACTGCCCCAAGGTGGTGCCCTGGACGATGGTGCGCATCAACTATCTGCCCGCTGTCGAGGACTCCATACACAATATCCTGCTCGTGAGCAATTTCTCACAGAAGCATCTGCCATATGGCGTCTTCCACATGACGCCCGAGGATGTGACCTTCATGAGGGG ATCGATGAAACTGAATCTGGTACTGCTGCTCACGGATCTGTTCAATCTGTTCGAGATACATCCGGCGAAGTGTGTCTGCTACCCGGGCATGGATGGTCAGG ATGTCATCGCCCGGCGCACCTTGGGCGCCAATGAGCACGGAATCTGCCACCGACGGGGCCTCACAATGCAGCCCGTTATGCCCATACCCGATCTCCGCAGCGATCTCGACCAGCCGCCCGTTGGCTCGCCCTCGAATCGGCCGCCATTTCAAG TTCCGCATTCGAATTCATTCAGCGGCGGCTTAAATCGCAGATCCACCCCGCCAAAcgaacaccaacaacaacaacaccaacagacGGTTGTTCAAGCAAATTCGAATCATTTCGATGGTAATCAAGGCGAAG CCTTCGTCGTGCACAAGTCGCGTGGCATCACCACACTCTCATCCATGcactcgcagcagcagcagcaacaccaccaccaacagcagcatcagcaacagcaacagttccaccagcagcagcagtcgcagctacagcaacagctacagcagcaacagcagcagcagcagcaggagccctTGGTTCCGGCTCGCTTGCGTCAGGCTAAAGAAAAGACCAATGTCGAGTCCAAGGCGGATGAGAGAG GCGATTTTGTCGCTGCGGGTCGACCAAGTAACTGGGAACAGAGCCGTCGGCCAAGCTTTGCAG GGCGCCGCTCGCGCAGGAACTCCTCCAGCGAGGACTCTCAGCTGACCATCGAGAACTTTGGCGGCTCCCAGGATCAGCTGCACACGCTGGGAGGCAGATTCGATCGGGATCGCGAACGGGAccgagacagggacagggagcgGAAGTTTTCCAACACCAGCATAG CTGAACCCGCTGTGGCCGTGCGCTCCTCCATTGCCGATGCCCGGGGCACGCTGCAGCTTGGCTACGACACGGATTCGGGCTCGGAGAAGCAGGACCGCGAGACGGAGAAGTATTCAATGCGTCGGCAGGCGAG TGTCGACAATGTGCCCACGGTGTCGGCTCACAATCTATCGAATGCGAGCAGCCCCTTGCCACAGGCACGGAACAAGCAACATTCCAGCGACAAAGACTACAGCCACAGCGTGGCGGACACCTACAACGACGCCCGCTCCAGTGCCTACGATCCGGAGAGCACCCCAGTGCGCAAGTCCTCCACCAGCAGCATGCCAGCGAGCCCCGCAGCCTGGCAGCTGGACGTGGGCGATGAGGACATGCGCTCGCTGGAGAACGCCACCAAGCTGTCCACCATACGCATGAAGCTGGAGGAGAAGCGTCGTCGCATTGAGCAGGACAAGCGGAAGATCGAAATGGCCCTGCTCAGGCACCAGGAGAAG GAGGATCTGGAATCTTGTCCGGAGGTTATGAAGTGGGAAACCATGAGCAATGAATCGAAGCGCACGCCGGACATGGATCCCGTTGACTTGGACAAGTACCAGGTGGGTGAG CAAAGCATCGCCATCATGAACATGAATCTGCAGGATATCCAGCAGGATATCCACCGCCTGGCCACGCAGCAGAGCCAGATGCAGGCCCAGCACCTGCAGGCGCAGCAGCTCCTGCAGGCCCAGCAAATAGCCAATATGCTGAACCAG cagcaacagacgTATGGGTCGCAGCAGCACCTGTCTGACCACcactaccagcagcagcagagacccATGCAGCAAAGCTTTGGCTCATCGCCGCATCTTCCGCAGGCCTACAATGCCCCAGTCAGTGCGTACAGCTCCCGTCCGCCCAGCCGCGATCCCtatcagcagcaacaccagcagcagcagcccatgGCCATGCCCCAGCCGATGCAGTTCGTCAATGAGCACGGCCAGTACATGTCGCCGCCGCAGCCCTCCCACTACCAGCCGCAGAGCATCTACAGCGACAATGGAGCGCCCTACAACAACCACTCGCCGCACTACGGAGCGGCTGCTCCTCCGCAGTACAGGAGCAGTGTGGTCTTCGATGACTATGGCCAGCCCACGAACCACTTCTACCTGCATGAGTCCTcgccacaggcacagccacaggtCCATCCCCAGCGCCGCACCTGGGCGCactcagcagcagccgccgcctacgagcagcagcagcagatacagCAGCCGATGGTGGATGTGAATGCGTGGCagtcacagcagcagcagcaacagcaccaccagcagcagaagaaggcccAGCAGCCCTGGATGAACAGGCCTCCCTCCAGCGCGGGAGGAGCGGCCCAGGGCAGCTTTATGCTGCACCAGAACGGGGGAGGAGGTGCTggaggtggtggcggcggcggaggcgagCTCCAGCATCTGTTCCAGGTGCAGGCCTCGCCGCAGCACTCGCAGCGCCAGTTGGGTGGGGGGGCCAACGGGGTGCAGAGACAGCAGTCACTGACCAATCTGCGCGACAATCGCTCGCCCAAGTCCCAGCACCAGCCGCAGACCATGGGCATGGCCATGCAGCAGGAGGACATGATGGCACCGCAGAGCATTTGCTTCATtggcgacgaggaggatgtGGACGAGGTGGAGCGCAACATCATCGAGTCCATGCAGGCCACACGCATCTCGGACTTTgtgcttcagcagcagcagcaacagcaacatcaccagcagcaactgcaactgcagcagcagcagcagcgtctgcAGGGCGGAAGGGGCAGTAGTTCGGAGGACTACGACAGCGGCGAGATGATTTCCAACAAGCTGAACATCACCAGCGGAAATCTCACCTACCGCATACCTTCGCCCTCGCGCCCCTCCATTCAGGCCAACAGTTTCCAGGACCCGCGCGACAGCGAGGATCAGCCGGCCGAGAAGGGCTTCTACATCTCCTTCGACGACGACCAGCCCAAGCGTCCAAAGCCGCCGCTGCGCGCCAAGCGCTCGCCCAAGAAGGAGGCCCTGCCGTtgggcggcagcagcagcagcatccgggacagggacagcgTGGACCACCAGACTCTTCTCAAACGGGAGTCCCTAAGTCAACtgcacaacaacaataacaacaacggCAGCGAGGATGGCCACAAGTCAGCAGGGGCCAACAGGCACAGCATCCACGGCCTCAACCACTCCAACAGTGTCAAATCGCCCGGTAATGCCACCTACAACAAGTACACGGACGAGGCGCCCATCCAACTACGCCATCTGGCCGTATCGGGCTCGGATCCATTTGGCCATgagccacacccacatccacacccacagcccatgcagcagcagcccatgTCACCCACGCGAATCCAGCAGAGCAACAACAGTGCCGAGGCGGCCAAGAACAAGGCGCTGGTGATTGGAGCCGACGCCACCAACCTAGATCCG GAGTCTGTGGATGAAATGGAGCGACGAAAAGAGAAGATCATGCTGCTGTCCCTGCAGCGGcgtcagcagcaggaggaggccaaGGCACGCAAGGAGATAGAGGCCTCGCAGAAGCGGGAAAAGGAgcgggagaaggaggaggagcgcgcACGCAAGAAGGAGGATCAAATGGCGCGACGAGCGGCCATATTGGAACAGCATAGACTCAAGAAAGCCATCGAAGAGGCCGAAAGAGAG GGTAAAACCCTGGATCGGCCCGATCTGCATGTGAAACTGCAACCCCAGTCATCTAGTGCAACGAATCCGCGACTCCGGCAGCAGCGCACGACACGTCCCAGGCCCAAGACCATTCATGTGGACGATGCCAGTGTGGACATCAGTGAGGCTTCGAGCATCTCTAGTCGGGGCAAGAAGGGCTCCAGCTCGAATCTAACCG ACACAGATTCGGGACTGGGACGCGCCACACCGCCGAGGCGCGCACCCTCGCCTGGAATGGGCGCTTCAG GTCCAAAACTCTACAAGCAACCAGCGGCCAAATCCAATCGCGGCATTATACTGAATGCCGTCGAATACTGCGTCTTTCCGGGCGCCGTCAACCGTGAGGCCAAACAGAAAGTGCTCGAGAAGATAGCACGCTCGGAGGCGAAACACTTCCTAGTACTCTTCCGCGATGCGGGCTGCCAGTTCCGCGCCCTCTACAGCTACATGCCCGAGTCCGGGGACCAGGTGACCAAGCTGTACGGCACCGGACCTAGTCAAGTAGACGAAGTCATGTTCGATAAGTTCTTCAA ATACAACTCAGGGGGCAAGTGCTTCTCGCAAGTGCACACCAAGCATCTGACCGTCACCATCGACGCCTTCACAATACACAACTCGCTCTGGCAGGGCAAGCGGGTGCAGTTGCCCAGCAAAAAGGACATGGCGCTTGTGATCTAA